The window ATCAATGTCAGCGGTGGCCAAAGGCTGCTCCCAGCTTGTAGCTACAAAGGACTGTGCAGCCAGATTATAAACTTCGTCTGCCTGGGAGATTTTCATTGCGTTGATTAAGGAGACAATATCTGTCATGTCTGCATAGATAAAATGAATTTTATCCTTCAGATGCTCCACATTTCCGTAGTCAACAACGCTTTTCCTTCTCATAATCCCGTAGACATTATAGCCTTTCTCTAAAAGAAGCTCTGCCAGATAAGAGCCGTCCTGTCCAGTTACACCAGTGATTAATGCATTTTTCATTTTTTTACCATCCTATTCTTTAATTTATAAATATTGATTTTTGTCAGAAGTTCTTAATTGTTCCAAGATTTTTTTGATATCGCCGGCAGAAGATTTATTACATATTAAGGTGGCATCCTCCGTGTCCACGATAATCAGATCTTTTAAGCCTACAGCGGCTATGAGCTTGTCTGTCCCTTCGATTATACAATTTTCAGAGTCATAGACAACGGTATTCCCACTGCACATATTGCGGTGGGAGTCTACGCCCCGGATACGCTCAACAGCCAGCCAGGAGCCTACATCGTCCCAGCCGAAATCTCCAGGCAGGATATAAATATCAGAAGCTTTCTCCATAATGCCATAGTCGATAGAATCAGACTGGAATTTCTCGAATTCCTGCTTAAGCACTGTATCCTGGGCATCGCCGCCCACTGCCTCTTTGATTCTGAGGAGGCCCTGGTAAGTGGCGGGGAGAAATTCTTCCATGTTATGCAGGATAGAAGATACCTTCCAGATAAACATTCCGCTGTTCCAAAGATACCGCCGGGTTTCCAGATACTGGCGGGCCGTATCTAAATCTGGCTTTTCAACAAATTGTTCCACCTCATACGCATCCTGGCAGCGGGATCCTGGATTGTATTTGATATACCCGTACCCGGTCTCCGGATAATTGGGGGTGATGCCAAGAGTCACCAGGTTATTGCCTGTTTCTGCCACATTACATGCAGATTGAAGAACAGACAGAAAAATTTCATTATTATGAATTAAATGGTCAGAAGGGAGTACAATCATTAATGCATCATCATATTTTCTGCTGATGTGCATGGCTCCCAGTCCGATACAGGGGGCAGTGTTCCTCCCCACAGGCTCGCAGATAATATTTTCTGGCGGCAGATCCGGGAGCTGTTCTTGTACCAGCTTCTTGTAGTTTTTATTTGTTGCAATATATATGTCCTCCAGGGCCACTAATGGCAGAATCCTTTCGGCTGTCAGCTGGATCATGGTTTTGCCGTCGCCGGTCAGGGAAAGGAATTGTTTTGGGAGAGCCTGGCGGCTCCTGGGCCAAAAGCGCTCACCCTTGCCTCCTGCCATAATAAGTGCAGTAGTTTTCATAATAACCTCCTTTGTTTCATTTTGCCTGTATAACGCTAATATCATACAATATTTTATACGCAAAAACAATAGCGCCAGCCTTTTTTAGTGAAATGACTTTACTTATACAAGCGGGTTTGTTATTATGTAGGATAGCTTTTATTGTAATTTAACGAGAGGGTTATTATAAATAAAGATGAGTAAAATATCTGTTTTCCAAGTAGCAAAAAGATTGAAGCCTGTACTCAAGGCGTTTATACCTGACAGTAAACTAAGGGCTGCAAAAGAGCGTATGATTGACAAAAAATTATGTTCCATGGCGCAGCAGAGGAAGAAAACCTCCCATGCAGGGGATTTTTTAAAAGGTGTGAACCTGATAGGGGATGTGAAGGCGGAGATCGGCTTAGGACAGAGCTGCCGTCTTTTGGCGGACATGCTGAAGGCCAGCGGGATTGACTTTAAGATTTACGATTACAGGCTGCCAAAGGTGCCCAGATCTTCCGACCCTGCATGGGATGCTTACATTGGCAAAGAGCTGCCATATTCAGTGAATCTGATCCACATTAATCCTTTTGAGCTTAAAAGCTTTTTTATGGAGACAGAGTTGGAGATGTGGCAGGGCAGGTATAATATAGGCTTCTGGCTGTGGGAGCTGGAGGAATTCCCGGATGAATGGCTGATGTGCACAAAGATGTTGGATGAAATATGGACGCCGTCTGAATTTGCAGGCAGCAGTATCAGAAGAAAGGCTGACCTGCCAGTAAAGACGATTCCATATTGGGTGACGGCGCCATGCAGGGAGAACTGCGGCAGGGCATATTTCGGCCTTCCCCAGGAGAAATTTTTGTTTTTGGCCATGTATGACTGTAATAGTACGATTGAGCGGAAAAATCCGATTGGGACAATTGAGGCTTATAAGAAGGCGTTCCCTGAGGAGGATCCAAAGGTGGGCCTGGTCCTGAAAATGAATAATGCCCGGGAAGCTGAGATTGCCCTAATCAAAGAGAGGCTTAAAGGATATAATAATGTATATTTTATTACAGATATTTTGGAAAAGACCGAGGTAAACAGCCTGATAAAATGTGTAGATGTGTTTTCCTCGCTTCACCGTGCAGAGGGGTTTGGACTGGTTCTGGCTGAGGCTATGATAGGGGGGACGCCTGTCATTGCAACAAACTGGTCATCTAACACGGAGTTTATGGACAGCACCTGTGCATGTATGGTAGATTACGGGTTTGTGCAGTTGGAAAAGGATAGTAACCTTTATAAAAAAGGGAGCCGTTGGGCAGACCCTGACATATCGGAAGCTGCAGAATATATGAAAAGATTATATTCAGACCGGGTTTTCTATGAAGACATCCAGCGTAATGCAAAAGAGCATGTGGAACAAGTCCTGGGCAAAACTCCCGCCATCGGGAGGATGGAGAGGCGCCTGCATGAAATAATAGAAGAAAGGCAGTACTAAGTATGAGATTAGTCAAAGAATTATATGCGTACAGGCAGATGGTAGTCAGCCTTGTGAGAAAAGAATTAAGAGGGCGTTACAAAGGCTCTGTGCTCGGTTTTATGTGGACTTTTATCAACCCGCTGCTCCAGCTGATGGTCTACACCCTTGTATTTTCGGTTCTGCTGCGTTCTCCTATAGAAAAATATTATCTGTTTCTGTTTGTCGCCCTTGTGCCCTGGATTTTCTTCAGCTCTTCTTTGACGGGCGGGGCAAGCAGCATACTGGCCCAGAAGGATATGGTGAAAAAGATATATTTCCCAAGGGAGGTTCTGCCGATTTCTTTTGTAACCACAGCGTTTGTCAATATGCTTTTATGTTTTATCGTGATTTTCGGGGTAGTGTTCGTATCAGGGACAGGCGTCAACCCGGTTGCACTTTTATACCTTCCGGCCATTATGGTTATAGAGTATCTGATGGCCCTGGGCATAGCCATGGTATCATCGGCCATTACTGTCTATTTCCGTGACATGGAACATATTCTCGGGATTGTAAGCATGGTGTGGATGTACATGACGCCTATCATGTATGATGTATCCATTGTGCCGTCCAAACTGCAGCAGTTTTTTTATTTAAACCCTATGACTTCTGTCATTATTGCCTATAGGGATATTCTGTATTACAAACAGATTCCCCATATCAGCACTCTGGTGAATGCTTTGGTTTTCGGGATTATCGTAATGCTGCTGGGTTTTGTTGTCTTTGGCAGGCTGCAGAAGAATTTTGCGGAGGAATTATAATATATGGAACCATGCAATGTGATAGAAGTAAAAGATGTAGAAAAAAAATTTAAAGTCTATTTTGACAAGGGAAGCCAGCTCAAAGAAAAGATGCTTTTCTGGCAGAGGAACCGGTATGAGGACAGATGGGTGCTCAGGGGCATCAGCTTCCAGGTAAAAAGAGGGGAGGCCATCGGACTGATCGGGCACAATGGGTGTGGGAAGAGCACCACTTTGAAACTCTTGACGCGCATCATGTATCCGGACAGGGGGACGATTGAGATGAAAGGAAGAGTTTCAAGCCTCCTTGAGCTGGGGGCAGGCTTCCACCCGGATATGAGCGGCAGGGAGAAT of the Luxibacter massiliensis genome contains:
- a CDS encoding glycosyltransferase family 4 protein; translated protein: MSKISVFQVAKRLKPVLKAFIPDSKLRAAKERMIDKKLCSMAQQRKKTSHAGDFLKGVNLIGDVKAEIGLGQSCRLLADMLKASGIDFKIYDYRLPKVPRSSDPAWDAYIGKELPYSVNLIHINPFELKSFFMETELEMWQGRYNIGFWLWELEEFPDEWLMCTKMLDEIWTPSEFAGSSIRRKADLPVKTIPYWVTAPCRENCGRAYFGLPQEKFLFLAMYDCNSTIERKNPIGTIEAYKKAFPEEDPKVGLVLKMNNAREAEIALIKERLKGYNNVYFITDILEKTEVNSLIKCVDVFSSLHRAEGFGLVLAEAMIGGTPVIATNWSSNTEFMDSTCACMVDYGFVQLEKDSNLYKKGSRWADPDISEAAEYMKRLYSDRVFYEDIQRNAKEHVEQVLGKTPAIGRMERRLHEIIEERQY
- a CDS encoding mannose-1-phosphate guanylyltransferase, giving the protein MKTTALIMAGGKGERFWPRSRQALPKQFLSLTGDGKTMIQLTAERILPLVALEDIYIATNKNYKKLVQEQLPDLPPENIICEPVGRNTAPCIGLGAMHISRKYDDALMIVLPSDHLIHNNEIFLSVLQSACNVAETGNNLVTLGITPNYPETGYGYIKYNPGSRCQDAYEVEQFVEKPDLDTARQYLETRRYLWNSGMFIWKVSSILHNMEEFLPATYQGLLRIKEAVGGDAQDTVLKQEFEKFQSDSIDYGIMEKASDIYILPGDFGWDDVGSWLAVERIRGVDSHRNMCSGNTVVYDSENCIIEGTDKLIAAVGLKDLIIVDTEDATLICNKSSAGDIKKILEQLRTSDKNQYL
- a CDS encoding ABC transporter permease, with the protein product MRLVKELYAYRQMVVSLVRKELRGRYKGSVLGFMWTFINPLLQLMVYTLVFSVLLRSPIEKYYLFLFVALVPWIFFSSSLTGGASSILAQKDMVKKIYFPREVLPISFVTTAFVNMLLCFIVIFGVVFVSGTGVNPVALLYLPAIMVIEYLMALGIAMVSSAITVYFRDMEHILGIVSMVWMYMTPIMYDVSIVPSKLQQFFYLNPMTSVIIAYRDILYYKQIPHISTLVNALVFGIIVMLLGFVVFGRLQKNFAEEL